One region of Primulina tabacum isolate GXHZ01 chromosome 17, ASM2559414v2, whole genome shotgun sequence genomic DNA includes:
- the LOC142531657 gene encoding small ribosomal subunit protein uS13z/uS13y/uS13x-like, whose translation MSLVSSEEFQHILRVQNTNVDGKQKIMFALTSIKGIGRRFANIVCKKADVDMNKRAGELSAAEIDNLMVIVANPRQFKIPDWFLNRKKDYKDGKFSQVTSNALDMKLRDDLERLKKIRNHRGLRHYWGLRVRGQHTKTTGRRGKTVGVSKKR comes from the exons ATG TCGCTCGTGTCGAGTGAGGAGTTCCAGCACATTCTGCGTGTGCAGAACACAAACGTCGATGGGAAGCAGAAGATCATGTTCGCTTTGACCTCCATTAAGGGTATCGGTCGCCGTTTCGCCAATATTGTCTGCAAGAAGGCCGATGTCGACATGAACAAAAG GGCTGGTGAACTTTCTGCTGCTGAGATCGATAACTTGATGGTTATCGTGGCTAACCCCCGGCAATTCAAGATCCCAGACTGGTTTTTAAACAGGAAGAAGGATTACAAGGATGGAAAGTTTTCTCAGGTGACTTCCAATGCACTGGACATGAAACTCAGGGATGATCTAGAACGCCTGAAGAAGATCAG GAATCATCGTGGACTCCGTCACTACTGGGGTCTTCGCGTACGTGGACAGCACACCAAAACTACTGGGCGCCGAGGAAAGACTGTTGGTGTCTCCAAGAAGCGATGA